From Sphingopyxis sp. MWB1, a single genomic window includes:
- a CDS encoding S9 family peptidase — protein MRYLTLLAALALPLAPALAAEEGGGAVEPKPAALVADGVPAVPADLAAATGPYLENRGAGFSGWHPSDRSMLISTRFANTAQVHRVAAPMGARQQLTFEAEPVRGASWAPKRADIMLVQKDIGGNEFYQIYALKNGKLELLTDGKSRNSLSAWSKDGELVAYSSTRRNGRDTDLYVMDPRDPASARMVAQVEGGGWYLADFAPDKSWALVGQYVSVQKSNLYRLDLASGAMTPIGDHSKIISLGGATIAPDGTIWVTSDEGSDFQRLGTLDLASGAFTPRGPTEQWDVDNFDIAEDGSFIAYVVNEAGMSKLRLFDPKSGGVRTVDTLPAGIIGGLEIAPWGDVGISFTSARSAADAYSVNPQTLAVTRWTASETGGLDVSGNVEPELVKVKSFDGLEVSGFLYRPDPAKFPGKRPLIMNVHGGPEGQSRPGFQGRNNYLLNELGVALFYPNVRGSTGYGKTFVSLDNGPFKREDSVKDMGAFLTYLAKDKSLDASRFGLTGGSYGGYMCYAAAIHYADKLRANLCVVAISNFVTFLENTQDYRRDLRRVEYGDERVPEQRAKLMEISPLTRAGEIRKPLFVVTGANDPRVPASEADQIVDKVRANGGTAWHLIGTNEGHGFAKKENADYAFWTSLLFWKDHLLN, from the coding sequence ATGCGCTATCTCACCTTGCTTGCCGCTCTGGCGCTGCCGCTTGCGCCTGCTCTTGCCGCCGAAGAGGGAGGAGGCGCGGTCGAGCCAAAGCCCGCCGCGCTCGTGGCCGACGGGGTCCCTGCGGTGCCCGCTGATCTTGCGGCGGCGACAGGCCCCTATCTGGAAAATCGCGGCGCGGGCTTTTCAGGCTGGCATCCCAGCGACCGGTCGATGCTGATTTCCACCCGCTTTGCCAACACGGCGCAAGTTCACCGCGTCGCCGCCCCGATGGGCGCCCGTCAGCAACTTACCTTCGAAGCCGAACCGGTTCGCGGGGCAAGCTGGGCGCCCAAGCGTGCCGATATCATGCTCGTGCAAAAGGATATCGGCGGGAATGAATTCTACCAGATTTACGCACTCAAAAACGGAAAGCTCGAGCTGCTGACCGACGGCAAAAGCCGCAACAGCCTGTCGGCCTGGAGCAAGGACGGCGAACTTGTCGCTTACAGCTCCACCCGCCGCAATGGCCGCGACACCGACCTTTATGTCATGGACCCGCGCGATCCCGCGTCCGCGCGCATGGTGGCACAGGTAGAGGGCGGGGGCTGGTATCTTGCCGATTTCGCCCCCGACAAGAGCTGGGCGCTCGTTGGCCAATATGTCTCGGTTCAAAAGAGCAATCTTTACCGGCTCGACCTTGCAAGCGGGGCGATGACCCCGATTGGTGATCATTCGAAAATCATCTCGCTGGGCGGCGCGACCATTGCGCCGGACGGCACGATCTGGGTGACCAGTGACGAGGGCAGCGATTTTCAGCGGCTGGGAACGCTCGACCTCGCCAGCGGAGCCTTCACTCCGCGCGGCCCGACGGAACAATGGGATGTCGACAATTTCGACATTGCCGAAGACGGCAGCTTCATCGCCTATGTGGTCAACGAAGCGGGGATGAGCAAGCTGCGCCTCTTTGATCCCAAGAGCGGCGGGGTTCGCACCGTCGATACCTTGCCTGCCGGAATTATCGGGGGCTTGGAAATCGCGCCGTGGGGCGATGTTGGGATCAGCTTTACCTCGGCGCGGAGCGCTGCCGATGCCTATAGCGTCAATCCGCAAACGCTGGCCGTCACCCGCTGGACTGCGAGTGAGACGGGCGGGCTGGATGTCAGCGGCAATGTCGAGCCGGAACTCGTCAAGGTGAAAAGCTTTGACGGGCTGGAAGTCTCGGGTTTTCTTTATCGTCCGGATCCGGCCAAATTTCCTGGCAAGCGCCCGCTGATCATGAACGTGCATGGCGGCCCCGAAGGCCAGTCGCGTCCTGGTTTCCAGGGCCGCAACAATTATCTCCTCAACGAATTGGGTGTCGCGCTTTTCTATCCCAATGTTCGCGGCTCAACGGGCTACGGCAAAACCTTCGTCAGCCTCGACAATGGTCCCTTCAAGCGGGAGGATAGCGTCAAGGATATGGGTGCCTTCCTCACCTATCTTGCCAAGGACAAAAGCCTTGACGCTTCGCGCTTTGGCCTGACCGGGGGCAGCTATGGCGGCTATATGTGTTACGCTGCCGCTATTCACTATGCCGACAAGCTGCGCGCCAATCTGTGCGTCGTCGCCATTTCCAATTTCGTGACGTTCCTCGAAAATACGCAGGATTATCGGCGCGACTTGCGCCGCGTCGAATATGGCGATGAACGTGTGCCCGAGCAGCGTGCAAAGCTGATGGAAATTTCCCCGCTCACCCGCGCTGGCGAAATCCGCAAACCCCTGTTTGTCGTCACTGGCGCCAATGATCCGCGTGTCCCGGCATCAGAGGCCGATCAAATTGTCGACAAAGTCCGTGCCAATGGCGGAACCGCCTGGCATCTGATCGGCACGAACGAGGGCCATGGCTTCGCCAAAAAGGAAAACGCCGACTATGCCTTCTGGACCTCGCTCTTGTTCTGGAAAGATCATCTGCTGAACTGA